The sequence TGCCCCTGTTCACCCTGCAGAGAATGGGATACGTTACATGACTTTTAACCCTCTAGTCCCTTGCAGACTGCAGATAGCCTGGGTTAAACGAGCTCGTAATATCTTGGCGTTTTGAGTATGCACAAGTGCATGGATGCAGGTGCttgatttatgcatatttatacCAGGAAACCGGATCACCGACGTCGGCGTGATGGAGCTCACCAAAGCAGTGCAGTACCAGACAACGCTGAGCCTGGAGAAGAAGATCTACTCCCTGGACAACAAACACACCGGCACGGGGCTGATGAGGATCTGTCTCCATGTGAGCAAGACTGAGATCGGGCTGTAGACGTCGTAGTTATGTCATAAAACGTTGAGATAGGCCAGTCGTTAAAGGTCGTCACACTACAGGCCATGTTCATTTCCCAATATGGCCAGAATGGCTTTTAACGGTGTTTTCCAGGCGCCGTGCCTATCAAATTTAGAGTGTATTGATAGTATTATTACTATTGATAGCATTGATAGTATTGATAGTATTGATAAATGTTTTGCTATAATCATGTGTAAGCAAGGGCCTTTTAAAAAAAGTAGCTACACTCCTGGTAGATTAAACAGTTATATGGGCAAAGACAAATGttagtggtgagtgagtgagtgataatcggattacgttgcttttagcaatattccagcaatattccagcaatattccagcaatattccaccaatatcctGGCGGGAGACACGagaatggacctcacacatccTATCCAAGTGGAGAATCGAAAACAGGTGTTCGGCGTGACCAACCAATGCTTTAACTACCAGGTTACCGCACCGCCCCGTTTAGTGATAAAGCCAATCATGGAGGAAGTTCAGGTTGGACTCCCGAGGCATTGAATAAAGTCATGGTGTTTTCTGTTCTTCATAAATCCTCACTTACTCATCCAACTTGTTGCCAACATGGCTTTAGtataatttgtatttttattcacAGAAGAACAAAATGTCTCCTGACAGTAACGAGTTGAAGAAACTGAACGACATGATGTCGACGAAACATCCGTTCTACAAACCCCCTGCCACACCCGCCTCTTCAATTGGGGGTCAGGAGTAGTGACGGCCACCCCTACTGCAGGCATACGCCGCCCCACAGGTCCAGCACTATCTCCGGTTGAGAAACATGGAGTAGAGGTGGCGGATTAGTTCAACAACAGCTGCTCCACACCCACCGCATCACAACTGGCGACACTAACGACGTCCAGCTCAGCaccccgccgccatatagctggaatactgccgagtgcggcgtacaacaaaactcactcactcagtgtgctGGATGACACCCACACCCAACCATTTTACATCGTCACACCTCACACCTCACGACACCACAACCATACACAacacacaaccacacccacCCTTACACAACCACATCCCAACCACACACAACCACATCCCAACTACACCCACCCTTACACAACCTCATCACAACCACAGACAACCACACACTACCACATCCACCCTAACACAACCGCATACAGGCAGGTCCACTAACGGTGTCCAGATTAGTACGGTATATGACATCCTTCCACGACCAGACACAACCACATTACAGTCACCACCAACCCACTTCCAGCCCACATCCTCTAAAGAGATACATCTTAGTGTATCACATTTTTCCATATCCACATCACCCCAACCAACAGTCCTCTTTTACAATTACTACCATCCCAGGTCTACTCCTGCTATTGATGCTTCAGCTGGTATGGCAAGAGTAATGAACGTCTCTTAACTCCGACTTAGTTTTCACCTCAGCTTAATATATATCAATTTTTGGGGGTTTTATTTCAGTGATGCGGTTTGAACTTAGATataattcatttacaaccttcaCCATAGTGATAGTGTTCGTAACAAACACTGATTATTTTTATGATCACCCCAGTTTCCTAGATGTCATGTCCATCCATCTGACCATACTGTAAGAGAACATTATCATGAGAATTGCACTTTGTCACAGGTCTCTGATGATTTCTCTGTGACTGAAATAAATCGCAGCGACCACTGTAGTCGATGAATCAATTTCTGTACACGTAAATTGTTTATTGTGTAAATCCCGGttttgtattggaaatattaaatACTCATTATGTATCTTTACTGGTTGTCGCTGCTTGAATCGAgtcatctggggtagaataggtcttcatcaacccatgcctgccTCATAAGTCGACTATGTCGTCAGAGGCgatacgtcatcggttcccaattgcgatgctcatactgttgatcactggattgtccggtccagactggattatttacggaccgccggcacaaagctgaaatattgccgagtgcggcgtaaaaccgaacTCATTCACTTAAAGCAAGACCTTATGCAGTACGTCGTGGATTTCGCCACAACACTTGTCAGGCATCGTTTTTCTAAAGATCGTTTTTTCTCTTGTCTGGACATTCCAATGTGTGTAAACACCTATGTCCAAAGTATCACCTCGTTTATCCAACATCTGGCAGAAATCGGCGGCTTTCAGTTCAACACTCTATGTCTGTATCGGCTACAGAGAGGAGACAACCTCCAGAGTAAGTGGTCCCTCAAACGTGAGAGGAGTGGGATAGcctagacccgggttcgattcccaacattggtacactgtgtgacgcccatttctggtaccgGCATGCTGTTAAAAAGcgtacccactcactcacccgaaaACGCTCTGTGAGTCCATGTTCTGCCTCGTACTTCACACATACTTCGTTCAGTTGAGAGACTACACAACTTGACGTATTGTGCCATGGTACCTTTCCTGGGTGCAATGTCTTCAGGATTAGTCTTCTGTCTTTCACCAggttgtagctggaatattgctcaaaacggcatgaaactaaactcactcactcactcattcagtgaaCCTTGACAGCGTTCACTCACTCTGTTCACAAGAAAACCATTGAGTCCAGCATTAACAAGACGTTGTCGTCACATCCCGGGGAACTGcctcaacaacaaacaaatatcgtAGGTTTCACTCGTATTTATATTATTTGGTGACAAGTGATCAAGCCGGATGAATTTTATATAAGCTTCAGGAACAGCGAGTTTGTCGACATTCTTAGCTAGATGCATACCGAGGGCACGCCGGATGGCAAAACAGCAAATATCCTGAAGTGTTCTAGTCATTAACGCTGACTCCATAACCAACTTAGCAGCGCTCTCCCCTTCTCCAACCACGTGACTGCACCACGTGACGTCATTCTGGGTAATGTTATATCCGGTGCTGATAATCAGGTCGACGATTCCTTTGAGACCCCGTTGTACCGCCAGCAACAAAGGCGCCTTACCCCTGACATTCTTCATTGAGCTGAGGTTTGCGTTGACGTCGACGAGGAGGTATCTAACAACGTTGGTGTTGCTGCCACAGAACTCTATCGCACTGAGGAGCGGGGAGGTGCCGTTTGAGTCGCATGCACGCGGATTGGCACCGTTTGAAAACAGGAGTCTCAACATTTCAGTATGACCCTCCGTGGCCGCGTTGAAAAACGGGGTTCGGTTAAAACTATCCACTGCATTAACATCTGCACAGGCTTCTAGGAGAATTTTCCCCATGCCAACGTTGCCGGAAGTCGCTGCCACGTGAAGAGGTGTGCatcctgtgacgtcacgagccCTGACGTCACAGCCATGTGACACCAGACACGTACACATTTCCACGTTTTCAGTGTCCGCTACAAAATGGAGGTATGTACTCTTGGTAAATTGTTCTCTGAAGTCTAATGTAGCCCCTTTCATTAGTAAATATTTCACTACATCAGCGCTTCCGGATTTGACGGCGCTGCAAAGCGGAGAGTTGCCCCATTCGTCGTCAACGTTGACGCTGACCCCATAGTCCTCCACTAGCGACTTGACCACTGTGACGTGTCCCATCTTACAAGCCAGGTGTATCGGTGTACATGAATATCCTAGGGCAGTCCGACAGTTCTCATTAGCGGCGAACCCCCGATCTATAAGAGCATTCATGACATCCACCCTCCCCGAAAGAGCTGCGACTCCGACGGGAGAATCAAGATCACGCGCACCACAGCTCCGTTTATAGGTCTGTGGAGTGACTTGGTTACCGTCTATGTAGCTCAACACCTCAGCCAGGCAGCCATTGctttgtatatatgtgttgaGCGTTCTGCAAACAGTTAGTGAATCTACTGAGTTTACCTCTTCATCCATCACGGAATCACCATTCACATAGCCAAGAAGAATTGTGGGGCACAAATCTTGTCCAGTGATGATTTCCTACACAGCACTGTACCGGGGAGATTATCGCTGTACCATGGCTGGTGTTGCGCTGGGAATACATTCGTgttacaagggaggtaactccatctTCACAGACACAGCATCGCGATCAATAAATTTCACAGTACAGGGCGACTTAAAATACACAGGTACAACCACACGCTAGGAAAGAGTTGCGTTAGTTAATTGTTGCGTGTTCTACCTGGGCATCTTATCTAGTTATGACTGAATCTGATCAGTGCAAGTTCTACttgaatatttcacaacacTGTTGTGAGTTTACGCAGGACGTACAAGATTGATACAAATGAATACCAAAGCGAAGTAGGGTGTATTTTGAGTGGGTTAGTTCTTCCGCGTCATATCGAGAACATTTTTCACTATTTATAACAGTTTATGATGTTTTAGGGTATCAGGGCAGCTACAGTATACTATGCAGGGATAGGCCGCTCTGCTAACAGTGTTACAGTTTATTATATACTATCGTTGAAGGAAAATGTGATATTTAGGGCGTATATCAGAGCCTGTCGTTTTGTAACATATGGGAGGGATAAGTGATTgcatatggttttacaccgctcttagcaatattccagcaatatcacggcgggggacaccggaaatgtgCTTCACGCACTGTACTGACGTAGGAATCAGAcacaggtcttcggtgtgacgagcgaacgctttaaccactaggctacattaGACGGGTAATAAGCAGAGCTCCAGAttatttttcaagcaattgggtattcACACCCATgcctgtttatgtatgagtaattgcattttcatgaggagtaactagcattttgtgtaCTCGCACTAGTTTAAAGGATTCAGTACTTTTACACGGAGGTTTTTATCCTTATTGGGTACTCAACTCTTCTAAATAAGGAAACTGGGTACTTAACTCTtccaaatatgtaaatataaatacatgtcaACGGACTAAAAGTTTTTAGTAATTGTcatattgccaaacatttggcagccatttttaaatactcaacatggaagtcatgtgactgttagAGTAACCCCTGACAGAGGCTTCGGCTATAATAGCATTTGTTTATATAAGCATCACTTACCATCAGCTagtgctgttgtagagtttgtgCGCCGCGACGAATCATACGCAAGCCAGTTTAGTCATTTGAGTAAAGTACCCAAGGTATTTTATACCGattgggttttaagtgattatTACGCGTTTTTTGTACTCCAAGATTAGTAATTAAtacagtaaatgtgatttttattggcTAAAATACTCAAATACGCGCCTTCTCTGGAGCTCTGGTTGTAAGCGTCTGCAAGCTGTTAAGATGTGTCCTAAAGAGTGAATATAGGTGTAGTGTACTTATTAGAAGCTGTCTGTTGTAGCGTACAAGTGAAAGCTGTGTTCAAAACCTATTGTAGCCTGCGAGTGCCAGCAGCACTCACACTGTCAACAGGTACTACTCCAGTGCATAAGGCGATATTCATACCACCATTTAATGTAAACTACTGTAAAGGAGATGAAAACAACTGTCTTATTTATTATCGCTTACACTCAGGTGTTATTGCGTTCTGTTGCAACCGCTGTGGTTGTCATGTATACTTCCCATCAcacgtttagactcactagagTAGCTATTGCCTCTTGCTTCAGGCAGCTAGTCTACACTACATTTTGCaagtttaaaggtactgtttgcTCATGAATCGATGTATTGTGAAGCAAATTCATTACGTTGAAAAGGGTATTTGCAATtgttaaataaatgataaaaatctgtGAAAATTGGAGAATTTTGAACAAATCTTTACACCATAACGCAGCTATACATATGCTGTTTGAGTAATTTGATGCGTGATATCACCTCGCGCAGTTCTTCTGCATAAGGTTTACAGATGATTCCCCCAAGTTAGTGTCGAAATCGATCTTTGATGTAAtcatatatgcatgtataacatatagtgagtgtgcctagtgagtctaaacttttttTTGGACGTATATTATAGTTGACACTTTACCCCATATTAGTGCGAGTGTTATAGTCAATATACGCTGTATTGCGAGGACCGGCATTCACAATAACGCGTATTTTGTCCTTTACATTTGGTTCAGGTACATTATAACGTCAGACAGACATCACCAGAACGAATATAGCAAGTGAGTGaaattttacgtcgcttttagcaatgttccccTATAATATCACCACAcgggacacccgaaatgggctttatattgtacccatctagggaatcgaaccggtcTCCGGTTGACGAGTGAACAACGTAAAAACCAGGcgaccccaccccccaccccccacccccaaaccAATTATATTGAAACTGTCTGCTTGGCATGTATGGTCGCGACAGCAACTTTCAACAGATGGGACATTTTTGTCACTCCATCCCTAACCATTGCGGGGGGTAATAGTCCTCCCTGTTGTACTGTCTGTCGAGCCACGTCTTTTCTCGTGGGAAGTTTTTGAAATATACAACTTCGCCTCCAGCCAACCACGCACCCCACCATCCGAACGACCCAGATGTAACTATATTATGATCACAGTGAGCCAAAACGGCTAAGTCTACTTCCGGTCTACCCTTCCTGAAAATGGTATCATCTGACTTGAGGTTATCTTTGCACCACGAAATACTATCAGAGCACACAATGAACAACGGACTCTCGTACTTGTTCCGAAAGTAATCCATTGACCTCTTCAAAAATCCAATGTCAGCAATATTGTAGCCTCGATTTCGTTCATACTTCGTAGCCATGTCACCTCGACGGATATGAACTCCGACTGTTAGTCGTGCGCAGCTGGCAAGAACAGGCACTTCCTTCAGCATGGCCTTGATGACGTGATCACGGAATGTGAACTCACGTCTTATTGTTTCCGAGACATTGGTGAAATATTTCCACGACTGATAATACCCCACCAACACCCAGCTGATGTTGTGAGAGAGAACCAGTACCCCGGGGTCAAACGTTCCAGGGTGCGTCTCCCTCACGGCGTCTGTTGGGGTTGTAGAATAGATGTTTGATGGTGCACTAAGTTTAAAGATACTTCTGAGAAAGTGAGAGCTTGCCAGCGTGGCTGTGTAACTGTGAAAACTACTCACACCAACAAGGGACGCGTATTGAAACATGGCATTGCCAAGTCGACCGCCACCAAGAATTGtcattgtgtgtgttttcttaaATGTTTCGGAATCGTTCTTAGCTTGGTTGGTGgtagatataaaaatatttagaaaatgcTTCGAAAAAGAGTGATCGGGGTAAATATTAGCATGGCTGGTGACACTAGATTTTGAGACTTGAACCAGCGGTGACATTGTTTCTGTTGTGATTGTTTGACTTCTCTGTTTCTGTCCGTTCCGATGTCTCGTTCCATTATCACCCCCGTGTATTACATTCGTTTCCCGCTTTCTTTCCTTTGTGACGTCACTCCTGATCATGACGTCATCGGATGGCGGTGCGACCTGACTGCGAAGGAGAACGAGAATCACGGCGGCCACGAGACCGAGAGACAGCGCCACCTTTCTCCGACGACGACAGATGCGCATTCCGGGAGACAAGACATGGCGTCATGCCGATACCAGTGGGGAGACGTGTGCCgatgtgttggtggtgttagATATCTGTAATGTCGTCATTGGTCGCGGCGAAATGGACCTGAAACGACAATGTGTGTCAGTTGAAGTACATAAGCTAGTACCCATACCATTACCTAGtgattgagagagagagagagatagagagagagggagggtgtgtgtgtgttaataaCGCTGCTTGTAGCAGCAGAACCGAGAGACAGAAAGAACTGGTAACtgattgtgacgtcatttaGTATGCGCATACTCCAATACGACCTATAAAATACAGCAACAGGAATGCCGAAGTGTTTTAGCAAAGTGATAAATTGTATCGTTAACGAACTTGACGGTAGTATACCAAACTAATGTGAATTCTCAGTTCTAGATCAGGTTGTAAAGGGGAACACTTAGAATTCTTTCTTCTCATAAAAATCTTTTAAATCATATCACAATGTACCACTTAAAGAGGTAGGCACTTACACGCGAGTAAAACAGTATACAACGTCAAAAGGTATGCGCTATTTCAACATATCTCCCTTACAGTTGATTGGCAAGTGGAGACTGACAAATCCAGACTGACAATCCACACtgaccagtgattgacagcaagAACAACTCCAACGTCATTACCAGTTACATCACAAATCCTCAAGCTCTGATTAAGATGACACAGAATCATGTCGAGAACATACCTGAATCCGTGGAAGATGCATCAGAAGGATAAAAACCAGACACCGGGACACGATGGAACTGACTGAACATTCCCTGTTAGACTGCAGGTCACTGTTGTCACGCCGCATTAGCGTTGTGGAAGCCACGCAACTCACGTACGGGATATTGACATCCCCTGAATTATAATGGCGTCACCGACGACCTGTCTGGGACGTTCTGACCAACTACCGGCGTTTCAGCGTCAGTGGGGAAAGATAGGCAAACTTACAATGCACTTTAAAATACGAAAATGTAAACAGTGTAAAGTAAAGTTCCCAATGGCAGTAGGATTAAACAATCATGTTTACAGTATCAGAAAAAGCGAAAAATATGAACAAGCCGAGACGTAATTTTCCACCTATTCATTTTTTGACGGTTGAATATTTTCAGTGGAGTTGACATGTGTTCccctgtgtctgtctgtatcagTCCGTGCTGGTGAAGTGAAACAGTATAAATTAATTACAGTTTTGCAACTTTTACTAACAATATTTATCATCCATGTTTTGTTGCTCATAGGTTTGTATTGGGTCacctatggaatactgtaaggggcATTCTCCCGATCTCGCATTCTCACGATCTCGACCTTACAAAACAAGCTTGAAGTGCCAAAAGTGCGAAAATGTGAGATCGCATGAACGCGAGCGAGATTTgccattctcgcgatctcgcatttcTCGTGTTTTTGGTCCTTAGCACGTTTTGTCAAAAGTCGACAATGCGGCTTTTATAACATGCTGTCAAATGTCGCAATCTCGACTTGTCAAACAAGGCCTCAAAACACGAAATCGCgaaaacacgagaatgcgacacTTTATTTTCTCGAGATCTCGCGGATTTTAGACACTGTCGCTGCTCATGCTCAAAATTAAAGTGCcaaaagtgcgagaatgcgagatcgcaaGAACGCGAGATTTGGCCTTCTCGCGATCTCACATTCTCGTGTTTTGGTCCTTACaacgttttgtcaaaagtcGACAACGCGGGAATTC comes from Haliotis asinina isolate JCU_RB_2024 chromosome 13, JCU_Hal_asi_v2, whole genome shotgun sequence and encodes:
- the LOC137260344 gene encoding ankyrin repeat, PH and SEC7 domain containing protein secG-like, which encodes MDEEVNSVDSLTVCRTLNTYIQSNGCLAEVLSYIDGNQVTPQTYKRSCGARDLDSPVGVAALSGRVDVMNALIDRGFAANENCRTALGYSCTPIHLACKMGHVTVVKSLVEDYGVSVNVDDEWGNSPLCSAVKSGSADVVKYLLMKGATLDFREQFTKSTYLHFVADTENVEMCTCLVSHGCDVRARDVTGCTPLHVAATSGNVGMGKILLEACADVNAVDSFNRTPFFNAATEGHTEMLRLLFSNGANPRACDSNGTSPLLSAIEFCGSNTNVVRYLLVDVNANLSSMKNVRGKAPLLLAVQRGLKGIVDLIISTGYNITQNDVTWCSHVVGEGESAAKLVMESALMTRTLQDICCFAIRRALGMHLAKNVDKLAVPEAYIKFIRLDHLSPNNINTSETYDICLLLRQFPGM
- the LOC137260345 gene encoding galactoside alpha-(1,2)-fucosyltransferase 2-like encodes the protein MRICRRRRKVALSLGLVAAVILVLLRSQVAPPSDDVMIRSDVTKERKRETNVIHGGDNGTRHRNGQKQRSQTITTETMSPLVQVSKSSVTSHANIYPDHSFSKHFLNIFISTTNQAKNDSETFKKTHTMTILGGGRLGNAMFQYASLVGVSSFHSYTATLASSHFLRSIFKLSAPSNIYSTTPTDAVRETHPGTFDPGVLVLSHNISWVLVGYYQSWKYFTNVSETIRREFTFRDHVIKAMLKEVPVLASCARLTVGVHIRRGDMATKYERNRGYNIADIGFLKRSMDYFRNKYESPLFIVCSDSISWCKDNLKSDDTIFRKGRPEVDLAVLAHCDHNIVTSGSFGWWGAWLAGGEVVYFKNFPREKTWLDRQYNREDYYPPQWLGME